atggatggatggatggattttaaaacaaatttgaaCGTATTTCGGACAAAGTTGCAAATGCTATTTAATCTTGATTAATTAATTTGTATACTGTGATTTGATTATTCGATAACCCTTTCAATAAAAGAAAGACTGCAGTTAATTccttgatggaaaaaaaaaagaatgacaataatgcagatatgtttattttaacatttttcctgGGCGTAATGTTTTAAAGTTGAGTTTCAACTACTCAAAAGGCTTTGCCAGCATCTCGCATATCCAGTTGAACTGGTGCTCCTGGCACTTTCCATTATACCATACTTTGCTGGTATCGGTATAATAAAGAAAAGCTGCACAGTTCCCAGTCTGAGGTTCACTGCTGCTTGGCTGATCATTTCTCCAGTACCTGAAGTACATAATGCAAGATGGATTGTGACAACTAAACTGTTGTGTTGAAGAAAAGTGAGCATTTACTGTAGCTATTTGCATACCCTGTTTCAATCTCAGTCGTATTGTTAATCCACATCCATGTTCTCTGGGACCCCATCACTCGCAGGCCCATCCAATATCCGTTCTGCCACCATAAAACTGAACTGAAGCTGGTTTTCGGAGCATTTTCGCTAACAAGTACCTATGAGACACAAACATTGGAATTGAGTTGAAATGTGCTAAAAACTAGAAAATAGGATTTTCAGGAGAAATTGTGTGTCAATGCTGAAAAGCGGACACTAAACTGAAACACCAAATGTTAGAATGCTCGCCAGATAGTGCCAAGTAGTAAAAAAATATGCGGAATATGTGCATATTTGTGAAATTTACTAAAATAGCAGTTACCGAtaaattaaagtaccactgataagtCACACTAACACAAGTTAAGCGTTATCATGTGTCAAATAGcaaaatatatgtacagtatttgaGGTGAATAACGACAgaattagcattagcatgctaacatttgtatGGCTCAAGTTacaaaatattgcactttgagatGTATGACTGTAAAACTAGCTatcaatattagcatgctaaaagttaacatGCCCTATTGGTATACACTCCATTTGTACTGGGAAGTCAGAAATTTCAACTGGAATGCCCCCAGAAGTAGGATTTTTCCTACTTGGATATATAATAGAATAATAGTAatagagggcagcacggtgatacaggggttagtgcgtcttcctcacaatacgaaggtcctgggttcactcctgagctcgggatctttctgtgtggagtttgcatgttctccctgtgactgcgtgggttccctctgggtactccggcttcctcccacctccaaagacatgcacctggggataggttgattggcaacactaaattggtcctagtgtgtgaatgtgagtgtgaatgttttctgtcaatctgtgttggccctgtgatgaggtggtgacttgtccagagtgtacaccgtcTGCAGCCCatttgtagttgagataggctccagcgctcctCGCCACCCCGgagggaataagcgctaggaaatggatggatggatagtaatagAAGCGTCTGTAATATCTGTTTTAGCACTTTTAACTATTTTTGTCGCACTACATCAGCCATCTACTATATCTTGTTGTACGTTTGAACGTACATGGTATGTAATGGTAGCATAAGGCATCGTTTACACTGGAGGTCAATTCCAATTTTTTTGGCCACATGTGAACTGTATCGATTTTTGTAATGTCATTGTGAACATTGCAATTCCAAAGTTTTCATATCCAATTGGGCCTCTGTCATAGGTGGATATAAATCGGATATGTATGCAATGTGATGCGACTGCAGTGTGAATTAATTCAAACAGAACATCATCAAAAAGTGTCAACCGTcatacttctaaacatttctctacCTTGGGGGAAACATGACAGAAGGATAATTGAGAACCCTTAATGGAATGGAACTAATTAAGACAGATTTCAAACTGAGGGGCGGGGTCCCAGTTTTGGCCTGCCATATCTTTCAATGTGCCCCATAACAGTCTTGAAATTACAtgcatcaatacagtattttttatcttttcttaCAAAATGTATTCGTCCTTGACAGTctgagagaaaaaaaacatatattgcaTGCAGTTCAAATTTTCTTGATTGAACTCtgctaaaggaatcaataaaatactatctatctatttattgcatatcttttaaacttactgtaatattatctaataatgcaacaaataccaTTACATACAAACTTTTTGTCAGCTCAAGTAAAAATTATAAGatcaaatatctgcttgacttatgatttcaaaccaagtgatcaatcaaattgtacaaaaatgacaatatattttatggtaaaaaaaagggcagctcagctgccagaattttactgtaaaaaaactatAGTATCGTTTTTCCACTAAGAGTAATATGCAGTAAGAAAACATTATGGTAAAAGTGTGGTGacggagctgccagttttttactgcaaaatctaaaaaaaagtgtgtacagtgtatgtaaaaaatatataataattaaatgcATATTTGAATTGTATAATAATATGACAAGGTAAATCCCgatacatttatattcatgaattatttactctgagggcagccataactgtgatgtggccctcactGAAAACAAGCTCGACACCCTTGAATTAAGGTAAATGTTTAAAGTACCTCACAGTATGTTGTGGTGCACTTTTACGCAGATCATTTTAAAAGGACTTATTTGTCTTCTGACCTGTTCCTGCAAGTTATCGATCACCAGCAGGTCTGCACCCCGACCAAGACAGTTTGCTCTGCTGTCTGGCCAGTTTTTCTTGGAGTCGTGGTCAGGGAGAGAGAAATAATAGCAGGTAGATTTAAGGAGGGTCCATCCTGCAGGGCATCTGCCACAGCTTTGCTCTGTTACAGCAAGAAACAACAAAGATCCTAAAGGTCGACTGTTCGAGAATTCCTTTAGAATGGTCACGGACTTACCAAGAGCATTTTTTTTAGACTGCAGAATTGCTTTTTCACTTTGAAGCACTTCAATCTTGTTCTGAAGGATGTCACTAAGTCTCCTTTGCTGCTTCAGTTGGAGCTTCATTTGAATGAGGCTGGTCTGGTGCTTGACTATTGCTGACTCAGCCTCCCGCTCTGCTTTCAGGATGTCAGTATGGTTGCGGAGATAATTACGCTCGATGATAAGGGCAGAGACAGCTGAATGAGGAGTCTGAAGGTGATCGTCGTTGGCATTGGCACCTGAGGGCCACAAACACATCCCATTATTGGTACATTTGCTTAGGTTTAAATTCTTGTTGATGTTGGTCTACAAGTTTGAGGTAGCACATGTTTTAGCAATACATTATACGTTATATTTCAATAAGTTAGCCACATTTCTGAAAAAGTGCAGGGAACCTCTGAAGGTCACAATGAATGCAAACGCCACAACATAACAGTAcgccacaaaacaacaacataaagccacaaaagAACAACATGAAGCGACAATGAAAGGGACAGTGGACCAAGTGGACCAGAAAGTGACAACACTCAACCACAACAGCTTACTTTCACTTACTTTTGCTCCTTCTTTATTTAAATTTCAACTTTCCGTCTCAGTCACTTGGTCCGTCAGCAAAACTTGGTCCGCTTTTGTTGTCGCTTAAtgttattgtgttgtggctttatcttgttgtgttgtggcctaattttgttatgttgtggctttatgttgttgtgttgtggctgaaagttgttgtgtggTGGCATTTGCATTTTTAGTGGCTTTTGTAACTGTGTTGTGACTGAAAGTTGTTGTGGTAGGGCTATAGGAATATGACGAAAAGAATAATTCAAACTACAGTTATTGTGACAAAAAATATCACGGTAACCATTATTATCATGGTCATGATGACTTTGCTCAAAAAGGACTTATACATTCTAAACTATTTGTTGTTCGTAATGGGGAGAGACGTTAATATCtctttgtggagaggggcgtggtccacgcgttccctgcgggcggggcgtgtgcagaggccggccatgaagcagcagacaggGGAGTAGACACCTCAGCTGGAAACGAGTTATCTTATCACCTGTtctctttatcagcagcgttggaaaccatgagaCGGGGCTGGCAAACAAGAGTGAGGGCCAGACGAAGGAACACGCTGATGAGAACCACATGCATGAGCTGAAAAGCTAAAAAGGACTCTGATCATTTTGTATATTGTGAACTTGAATTAAAAGATTGTAACCACTGCGCCAGGGTGTGGTGTTTCCTGCAACGCAACCGAGGATCTGGGTCGGAGACCTTCCACACTCTTGTATCCATGTTAACCTTTATTGAATTGCAAGCTAGCGCAAACTTGCTTGTCCAGTCAAAAAGCAGTGTCAACaatctgtgagtttatcaaagtttGGTACTCATTTACGGTTTTATCATAATTTTAGGTGATGCTAACTGTCCAGATTTTTATCAccatttattgttacatcccaAGTTGTagctttatgttgtgttgtggttctaagttgttgtgttgtggcttgatgttgttgtgttgtagcttaaagttgttgtgttgtgcctttatgttgttgtgttgtggcatttgTATTTGTTGTGACACATCCCGATCACCGTGGTTTTTAATGCTTTAACAAAGTGTTTTGATGCTGCCGGATTTTGATAAATCCTATAAAGGTTGTTTACATCTACTGTATGTAAAAATCACTCGCATCTTAAGTGTCGACAATTGGTCGCCAAATTAAGAGACCACGATTCTATTAATTTCCAAACTTGCAGTAGTTTGCAATAGACCAACAAAGCAAAAACAATCAGAACTGAGCATTATTATCTTTGTAAAGACATACAGTAATATTTAATGCATATTTTAAATTGGATCTGATTGTGTGTGTACCTAACACTGTGGCCGGTGGGTTTATGTCAGAAATTTGCTCTAGCCAAATGGCCCCTTAGAATCAAAACTACACATTATTTATGATTATATAATACTATCTTTAATTGGTAGAATTTACGATATTTGTCAATTGGTTGATCACCAATTAGAATTGGTGCCTCTGTTAAGTTTTCCCCCCTGCGTGATACATCAGAAATGCCAagcatttgtattgcttttccAGTTTAATCAATGAAGAATAAGGTTTACGACCAAGCAGCACAGCATACACATgcaatgtatgtactgtatatatgtgctcTGTCACACTTATCCATGGATTTACTCACAGTAAATGGCGATGACAACCGCCGCTATTAGCAGAATAGCAGTGAGCATGCCCAGAAGCAGGACAGTTAAGCGGTGGCGTGGAATCCCACATGCAGCTCCCACTGAGTTGGCAAACAAAGCCACAGTCAGACAAAATGTACTCACAGGTTGTGTCCAGAGAGTGCAGCATGTTTAAATGTCAGTGTTACTTATACTTTGTTGAAATTTCTGAGCATGTGAACGCCGATTTCTGTTGAAATCCTTGACAATCTTTTGATCCACTGGagtttcttcttcttgttctggGTGCGACTGAATGTTCTCCATTGTACTTTTATGCAAGTGCTGTTTATTGATCGGTGCAACTCTTGTTTATACTTGtgataaggtgtgtgtgtgtgtgtgtgtgtgtgtgtgtgtgtgtgtgcgtgtgtgtgtgtgtgtgtgtgtgttcatacaATGCAGCACAGTCCTGATGATCATTAATATTTGATTCTGCATCTACCCAAAACTTAGATGTCAAAACATATGCATACATTTTTGGTTTTTAGAGTTTAAGTGGGTAATATTGATCATTTACAAACAAAGAaaaattattatacattttgaaataaattCTGCTTTGAACACAGTACATGCCGCTTCTATACTTATTTGTTTGGATTTACAAAGTATATTTCCATCAGGAAAAATagtaatacaaaataaatgaCCTGTAATCAGCCTCTTGCTTGATTTGGCTTGGAATGTGTCCACTCGAGATGCAGACGTTGGCGAACAACTCAAGTCTTTTGAATGGCTCTTTTGAAGTGAACGACAAGAACCGCAGTTGTGAGCTGTTCATTTGCAAGCTGTATGTAAATGCAAATGTGTGGGCCACCTGACTGGACTGGAGTCACACTGTCTGAAAAACTCCACAAAATGAGCCAGCGTCAACAGAAACGTAGCAACATGTGGATGCACTTTTTTGGGTCattgttagtgtgaatgttgtctgtctatctgtattggccctgcgatgaggtggcgacttatccaaggtgtaccctgccttccgtccgattgtaactgagataggctccagcaccctctgcgACCAAGAAAgggataagcgatagaaaatggatggatggatggatgttttgttaaGTAGGGTGGGGTAGTGCAATTTTGCATTTGTTAAtatgcatgtgtttttttaatttagtcaTCTATATATTTTATCCACAGAGTATAATCAGCTTGGATTTTTCCCCTGTATTGTTAAAATGCTCATATAtggaacattttacagtaaagttgGTTTGCATTAATCATATCTGTAGCCTGTGGAGTTTCTATTGTACCACAGATGTTCCTAGATTAGATACATTTCAAAAATAGTGATCTCACTGTCAAAGTATTGGTATGATTATAGATTGTTAACAATGAGACTACAACCCGGAttgaattatgatgaacattttACAATATTTCCTACAAATAGTGTAGAAATTGGTAGAAATTAGAATTATTCAGATCCAAATTGTATCTTATAATTTACATTAGCGATGATCTCCTTCTTGAAAACAAGTAACTTCGGAAAAAGAGAAATTCAACAATGAGCCAGTCTTTTAACGActcttttagtgaagtgaagtgaattatatttaaaaagcgcttttctcgagtgactcaaagcgctttacatagtgaaacccaatatctaagttacatttaaaccagtgtgcgtggtactgggagcaggtgggtaaagtgtcttgcccaaggacacaacggcagtgactaggatggtggaagcaggaattgaacctgcaaccctcaagttgctggcacggccactctaccaaccaagctaagcCGGTTTTTACTGGGACAACTCCTAAAGATCCGGCTCCCTTCAGAGATCCATAAATCCCACTAGTCGTGTCCAGTACCTAACAATTGCGGTCAGATGCAGGCTAAAACTAGTGATGATAACATGAAAAAATATAATTTGTCAATTGAACTGTgttaaatgtattttcttttacgatcctaatatttttttttaaccattttgttgAATTAAAATTGCTGTGTGTGCACATTTCCTGATCAAACACTGGGCAGAAATAAAACTGAGATGAGGCTTTACTTGCTGATCCGACCCTCGGATTGCGCAAGGTTCAATGGCTTGTGCCTGTTTGTTTGTCATCAAAGGACACAACTAAtttaatgttaatgttaatgtCAATGTTAACTATTTATAATAACTTTATTCATTGTTaatttatgtaatatttatttacttagtcatttgtctatttattcatttacttattgttttattatgttgtaatgagaaactggaaaaatgtgtatgtatggatattCTAAATAAACTAACACAATAACCATAACTGTAACTTGCAGTTTTTAAACAAAACCATAAAACAactatggatggatagatagtactttattgattccttcaggagagttccctcaggaaaattaaaaaaaatgcattcattattgcattcatgttagcatttaaaataGCAACCAATTAGGACTCTAGTTGCAAACTAgcaattagcactctagttgccagcttAGGATTTGTGCTATAGTTGCCAGCCAGCGATGAGTCCTCTAGTCGCCAGCTAGTGATTTGCGGACTTGTCGCCAGCTAACAATTAccactctagttgccagctagcaattaacattCGAGTTACCAGCTAGCAATTTAGTACTGTAGTCACCAGCTAGCGATTTGCAGACTGGTTAACAGCTAGCAATTGGCGCTCTAATTTCCAGCTAGCGATTTGCGCATCATTTGCCAGCTAATGATTTGCGCATTAGTTGCCAGGTAACGATTCACATTCTAGTTGCTAACTAGTGATTAGCAGGTACTGGCTAGCTACAGTAGCGATTATCagtctagttgccagctagcaattagagcTCTTGCCAGCTAACGATTTGCGCATTAGTGGGCAGCTAGCGATTTCACGTTCTAGTTGCTACGTAGCAATTAGCAGTCCACTTGCCAGGCAACATAATGTTTGAACAAGAATGTACTTGAATATTTGTGTGTATTAATGCACAGCATGCTCTGGACTGTGAGTGTGCATGAGACAGCGGTTAAGACAGCCCGAATGTTTGACAAATTACTTGGGTCGATTGGCATATTAATTTCAATATACCgtagttccttgaattgccgcagggcatatagtatgcgcctgctttaaattactgccgggtgaaactcgcttcccaaaataattagcgcatgcttagtattaccgcctggtcaaactcgtgacgtcacgagtgacacttcccctgtcatcactttcaaaatgcaggaggctgatttcaataccggtcatttgaaatcgcaaaagggaagaagattaagagctattcagtaggattaaaggtccaagcttacatcacactcaattttttactgcgtacctttggtaagtgccagagtgagaagaggttttaaaataattaacgcatgcttacttttaccgcatgcctttggtaagcgcaggagtgagaagaggttttgaattaattagcgctccggcagcaattcaagtaaatacggtaaTTAGTCATTGTAAAAAATATAGAACTTTCCTAAAAATTCATATGTTCTGTTAAACCGCTAATGATAAAATAACTTAGCCGTTGGTGTTCTTGGTATATTTAAATTGCAAAAGGCCCTTTTAATTGATTTTCTAAGAGTTTTGTATCATTTTACCAATAGAACCAATTAGAAGACTTGTGAATGGAAAATAAAAaagtctatttttaggaaaaagtcttattttaaaaaaaaaaagtttaattttatGTCCATAGGAAGTTACCTTTCATAACGGATGTTAACCAAAAATCAACTTCCGGTTACAAGTCAAGTTGAGTTGTTGAGCAAAGAAACCGTCTTATCTTTTTAGACTCGAGATATATGAGTGCGCGTGATCCTTACACTGCCACATTTCTCTTCTTAAACACTTTCAGCATTTAAGCTAGTGAGGGGGAACTATCAAGTTACAAATACAGAGGTACCTACTTAACAGGAAATGCATTTATCTTCCTTTCATCGTAAAAGAAACAGAAGTTGATCGaacgtattttattttgaaagcaaaCATAAGTTGGTCTAACTTATTGTTTAATGTGTCACGCTTGATGCTTGTGCAACTTCAACGCTTTATTTTACTACGTCGTTTCCTCCCTTCGGTGTTGGGAACTGTAGAAGTACTTTAGCGACAAAGTTCTACTTGCTACAGTACGTTTCGAGGTTTATTGTCGCCGTCGAGCCGGATGACATGTCCGACTAACGTTTCAGTGGGAGTCTTTTAGTCAATAGTTTTCAAGTCCGGCCTGTGCGTGTGTTGTTCCCCATCAGTGCAGCTGGTGGCTAACAAGACACCAAGCAGAAATGTCACTGACAGAATATGAGAGACATTTCGACTCGCTAAATTCAGATTTGGCCGGCGGCTCCGTGTTGAGCGAGCGAACGGGGTCGGCCACGTTTAATGGCGAAGAGGAGAAGTTGCATTACATTCCCATCCGGATCCTCGGGAGGGGTTCGTTCGGTGAAGCGACGCTGTACAGAAGAACTGAGGTGAGCTTGAAAACTTTAACAAGTTTTGAATTGTCACTAAAGACATGTAGTCAACATGTTGCCAGGCAACAATCACGCTTGCTGTCAAAAACCCACGGAGACATCCGCAGGACAGGTAAATAAACCTCTGTTTTTATACTCCCAATGCAGAGGTGCCCAGAGTGCGGCCCGCAGctgttttttatttcataattctgAATAAAAAGGTTCAAGAAACCCTCAtttagagcagtgattctcaaggGCTCCATCTAGTTGTATGCCAAACAAAATATCATTGATTAAAGTTCAGAGtcttattttcctatattcaagcACAGTGTTAATGTtaaaactgtgtaatgttacagtggccaatcATATttcatataaatgttaaataaaacctctgccttttttaatgaatactaagaaccattgttggtcattatggtggtacttggtgaaaaaagtttgagaaccactgtatagctcaggggtcgggaaccttttttgctgagagaatgtatttccatgagagccatataatattttctaacactgaatacaaataaatgcgttcatttttaaggaagaccaacatttttagtgtataataagtctcttcttgttttaataacattgttattctaaagctaaccaataataaataaaatacttcttactattatccgctttggactggactcctgcgactgtgttggatccattatggattgaactttcacagtatcatgttagacccgctcgacatccattgctttcctcctctccaaggttctcatagtcatcattgtcaccgatgtcccactgggtgtgagttttccttgcccttatgtgggcctaccgaggatgtcgtagtggtttgtgcagccctttgagacactagtgatttagggctatataagtaaacattgattgattgattgattgatattaatgcgacttcttgaacaggtgcggtagaaaacgaatggatggattaaaatgcttcacggtggcagaggggttagtgcgtctgcctcacaatacgaaggtcctgcagtcctgggttcaaatccaggctcgggatctttctgtgtggagtttgcatgttctccccgtgaatgcgtgggttccctccgggtactccggcttcctcccacttccaaaagacatgcacctggggataggttgattggcaacactaaattggccctagtgtgtgaatgtgagtgtggatgttgtctgtctatctgtgttggccctgcgatgaggtggcgacttgtccagggtgtaccctgccttccgcccgattgtagctgagataggtgccagcgccccccgcgaccccgaaagggaataagcggtagaaaatggatggatggatggactatgttTTTGATGTcgattttaacactgtgattaccagctgaattatttattacttattatgttaagcaatgtcagctaagatttatctgagcgctagatgcagtcatcaaaagagccacatctggttcaaACGTTCCCTATCGCTGgtttacaggtgctgttcatattattacaatatcatgaaaaagttgatttatttcagtaattatattcagaacgtgaaacttacatattatatcaattcattacacataGTGatctatttgaaatgtttatttctttaaattttgatgattagtactgacaattactgaaaatcccaaattcagtatctcagaaaattagaatattagttacgactagtaccaaaaaatattttttagaaatgtgggccaactgaaaagtatgaacatggaaagtttcagcatgtacggcaatcaatacttagttgcagctccttttgcctgaattgctgcagcaatacggcgtgccATGGAGTCGACCGGTCTGTTGCACCCCTCAGGTGTTATAAGaacccaggttgctttaatagtggccttcagctcttcagcattgttgggtctggcatctcgcatcttccgcttcacaataccccataggttttctatggagttaaggtcaggtgagtttgcaggccaatcaagaacagggataccatggtccttaaaccaggtactggtagatttggcactgtgtgcaggtgccaagtcatgttggaaaatgaaatcttcacctccataaaattggtccgcggcaggcagcataaagtgttctaaaacttcctggtagactgctgcattgaccatagacctcaggaaacacagtggaccaacaccagcagatgacatggcaccccagaccattaccgatttttgaaatttgacactggacttcaggcaacttggattctgtgcctctcctgtcttcctccagactctgggtccttgatttccaaaggtgatacaaaatttactttcatctgaaaacataactttggaccactcagcagcagtccagtcctttttgtcctgagcccaggcgagacgtttttgacgttgtctcttattcaagagtggctttacacaaggaatgcgacagctgaagcccatatcttgcatacgtcggtgtgtGGTGGtttttgaagcactgactccagctgcagtccaatctttgtggatctcccccacatttttgaatcggttttgtttgacaatcctctccagggcacggttatccctcttgcttgtacactttttttctaccacatctttgtcttcccttcgcctctctattaatgtg
The sequence above is drawn from the Nerophis ophidion isolate RoL-2023_Sa linkage group LG03, RoL_Noph_v1.0, whole genome shotgun sequence genome and encodes:
- the LOC133548766 gene encoding C-type lectin domain family 4 member G-like isoform X1; its protein translation is MENIQSHPEQEEETPVDQKIVKDFNRNRRSHAQKFQQMGAACGIPRHRLTVLLLGMLTAILLIAAVVIAIYCANANDDHLQTPHSAVSALIIERNYLRNHTDILKAEREAESAIVKHQTSLIQMKLQLKQQRRLSDILQNKIEVLQSEKAILQSKKNALEQSCGRCPAGWTLLKSTCYYFSLPDHDSKKNWPDSRANCLGRGADLLVIDNLQEQVLVSENAPKTSFSSVLWWQNGYWMGLRVMGSQRTWMWINNTTEIETGYWRNDQPSSSEPQTGNCAAFLYYTDTSKVWYNGKCQEHQFNWICEMLAKPFE
- the LOC133548766 gene encoding perlucin-like protein isoform X2, which translates into the protein MLHSLDTTCANANDDHLQTPHSAVSALIIERNYLRNHTDILKAEREAESAIVKHQTSLIQMKLQLKQQRRLSDILQNKIEVLQSEKAILQSKKNALEQSCGRCPAGWTLLKSTCYYFSLPDHDSKKNWPDSRANCLGRGADLLVIDNLQEQVLVSENAPKTSFSSVLWWQNGYWMGLRVMGSQRTWMWINNTTEIETGYWRNDQPSSSEPQTGNCAAFLYYTDTSKVWYNGKCQEHQFNWICEMLAKPFE